The segment GGCGTTGTTCCAATAATGATTGGTCTTTTGTGGTATCCATTTATCAAGAAATTAGGAAAAAGCACGTTTAACTTCTTTTTGGCATTCACTATGGGGCTGCTAGTATTTCTCGGAATTGATGCAGTTATTGAGGCTACTGAAATATCCGAAAACCATCTTTCATCAATTTTTAATGGCGAACTTCTAATTGCAACCGTAGTCATTTTATCATTTTTGGCTTTGTATGGAATAGGTAAACAATTAACCAAAAAAACAGAGTTTTCAAAATTATCTCAAGGATTAGCAATGTCTCTAATGATTGCTATTGGCATTGGATTTCATAATTTAGGTGAGGGATTGGCTGTAGGTGCCGCTATTGCACTTGGAGAAGTTGCTTTGAGCACATTTTTGATTATTGGATTTGCTACTCATAATACAACTGAAGGATTAGCAATTGCTGCTCCATTAACTAAATCAAAAGCCAAAATATTCAAAATGATTGGTCTTGGATTAATTGCCGGGGTTCCTGCAATTTTTGGTTGTTGGATTGGCGGTTTCTCATTTTCACCATTATTCACTTTAATTTTTCTCGCAATCGGAGCAGGAGCAATTTTCCAAGTCGTATTATCCATTTTTCAATATATGAAAGAAAAATCTGATATATTATCAAATACATCGTTATTTGCAGGAGTTTCTGTAGGATTAATTGTCATGTATTTAACTAGTGTAATAATTTAAGCAAAAAAATTATCTAGTTTTTGTCAAATTTTTTATCAATAATTAATAAATACCACTCTGAGGCAGAAATTTTAAATGAAGATTGTTGCCTCTGGTGCTGTTTTGTTGTTAATGATCTCAATTGTATCATTTGGAATGCCTACTTTAGCAAATGCACAATCTACTGAATTTCCACTAACTGTTTCTACCGATTATCCTGGATATGCTGAAAATGGCGAAATAATAATTTCTGGCCAAGTCAAAGAATCTTCTTTATCTGAATATACTACCCCTGTTACATTGATGATTGTATCTCCAGATGGAAATATTGTTAAAATTGATCAATTAAATCTTAATTCAAATAATGAATTCTCTACAACATTAGTTGCCGGCGGTCCACTTTGGAAAGCTGGTGGTGATTACACTGTAAAAGTAAATTATGGTGCTCAGAAAGCAGAAACTAGTTTCAATTATGCAGGTGGTAGTGGTTCAATTACTGCACCACCTCCACCACCTGAACCAACACCTGTACCAGAACCAGTTATTGAAGAACCTGTGCCAGTTATTGAAGAACCAGAACCAATAGCAATTGTTGAACCAGAACCAGAACCAGAACCAGAACCACAAGCACTATGTGGTGAAGGAACCGTAATGAAAGATGGTAAATGTGTGGCAGAACAAAAGGAGGGTGGCGGTTGTCTAATTGCAACAGCAGCATTTGGTTCTGAAATGGCACCACAAGTTCAATTCTTGAGAGAGATTAGAGATAATACGGTAATGAACACACAATCCGGTACAACATTCATGACAGGATTCAATCAATTTTACTATTCATTTTCACCATATGTAGCAGACTATGAAAGAGAAAACCCAGTCTTCAAAGAAGCAGTCAAAGTAACATTAACACCAATGTTGACTTCACTAACATTACTCAACTATGTACAAGTTGACACTGAAGAAGAAATGTTAGGTTATGGTATTGGAATTATCTTATTGAACATTGGAATGTACTTTGTAGCACCAGCAGCAGCAATTATTTCAATAAAGAACAGACTAAATCGCAATTAAGTTATATATTCAAAAGATAGTGTATTCTTATGAACATTGAATACGAGGAGTTTGAAAATACAGAAGATCTGTTATTGTATCTCTCATCTGTTGCACCACCAATGAAAAATTTCATGCCAATTAATTCTTACAAAGGATTTGTTTGCTCTTTCATTCCATTAAGTCAATCTGGTGGAGATCTATTTCTGATGTTATATGCAAAAGGAGAACTTGAAACAGGAATCTATGAATTTGATGTTAAAACTCGTTCAGTTACCAAAGTTGAAGGAATTGAACGTGCAGACAAAACTTACTTCATTGTAATGATACCTAAAAGAAATACAATTGCAGACAAAGCAATTGAAAATATGTAAATTACTTTTGAATTTTTTTATTGAATTTTCCTAATTTGATAAATCCAATTAAGATACATAAAATACTAATTATTATTCCAACTATTCCAAACAAATAGTGTCCCATGATAAATCCTGCAATTATTGTAATTACAAATAACGCCGATCCAAAAATAAATGAAATAATTATTACAAGTAAATTTGCTTTATCTAATTCCATGAGAAAACTTCTAGAGCTTCTTTGTTATCATTTTTTGTGAAGAGACTGATCTACTTCTAGAATATTTTTCAATTATCTCATCTGGGGTTCTTCCATTGAATAGATCTTTACACAATCCTCTTAGATATCGCATGATTGCCCATGTTCCTGCCTTTAGGATTCCATACATGAAAATCTTCATTGGTGGACCGTATGTCTTATTTCTCAAGATAATAGGAATAATATCGTTAATTACGCGTAGATTGTTCTCCCAACATCTCCAAAACAATGTGAATTGTGCTTCATTCAAGTTTCCAAAGTGCATTGAATTTTTCTCACTAAAGTCTTGGTAAAGAAGTGGAGCAACTAATCCTCTAAAGTTCATTGTTCTAAAGTCATTCATCATATCAATTGTGGCTTGACTATCTTCTGGTGTTTCATCAGGCCATCCAATAATTATTGTTGCAGCTGGGAACCAATGATTCTCGTTTAGAATTTTTGCACCTTCTCTAACAACACTTCCCCATTCTTCAGTAGCAAACGGTCTTGTCTTTACACCTAGATGTTTTTTCACCATTGGTGGTGAAACTGTTTCAATACCTAGATTAGTTGCAAGCCATCTGCCGGTTTCATGTTGTCTATTAACATCAGCAATATTTCTCATTAATTGAGGATCTGCAGCAACTGCTGAAAATGTCATGTGTGTTGTACCAATAAAGTTTGCACCCATACCTTTGAGTCCTTTCCATAAATCTGTGATTGCATCTCTATTTGGAATGAAATCCCTATTATCACATCCATAAAGTAACATTTCATCAGAATGAAGCCAAACTGAATCAAATCCATAGTCTAAGTTAATTTTTGCCTCTCTTTGTAATCGTTCTATTGATAGGTCTTTTTTAGAACGTTTGTTGACATCACAAAAGTCACAGCCTCTTCCACAACCTCTCATTGCCTCAATAAGAGAATTAACGGTTGGTTTTGTAATTTCTGGAATATTTTGAATATTTTTAACAAAGCAATGCATCAATTCTGGTGCATCACCTTTCTCTAAATCATGGAACAAGTCTAATGCAAGTTCATCTGCTTCTCCGACAACTACTGTATCTATGCCATGAACTTTCATTCTATCTGATTTTGCTAATTCCCATGCACCATTTCCTCCAACTGCAACTTTGAAATCATATTTCTTTTTCAATTGAATAATCTCTGCACACATTTTTTTGAACTTCATTGCAACATATGATAATTTTTCTGGAGCCATGGTTGTTGTTACTGGAGCCATTCCTAAAGGATCCATTACATTAATTCCGACAACTTTGGTATCTGGACCTATTGATTTTGCTAAGTGTTCTGGATTTGCAACGAAAACATCTTTTTTATCATAGCCTTGATGTAATGCACTTTCAACTCTTCTTAATCCAACTTGAGCAACTTTTGCTTCACCTGTAACTGGATCGGTTTCAACTGCTGGACAAAATACTTTATCGAAAACCCATTCTGGAAGAACCTCATATGGACCACATGCTATGAAACCATAAAGAAAATTACCTCTATAATTTGTCATTAAACTTCTATCTGCTGTTAATACGATTCTTTTGCCAGACAACTCTAACACTTTCCTCTACCTATGATATATATCGTTTACGAGATTCTCTAAGACTAAATTATCTATCTTTTATTAATTTGATTGACAATTTTTGCTGCAGCTGCACCCGCTCCAATTCCATTATCAATATTCACTACTGTTAATCCTAATGAACAACTTTGTAACATTGCAGCAAGTGCTGCTACCCCTTTTTCTCCATACCCGTAACCAATTGAAGTTGGAACTCCTATTATTGGAACATTCACTGATGAAGAAACTACTGATGCTAACGCGCCTTCCATTCCAGCTACTACTATAATTGCGTCAACTCCTGATTTGACAAATTTTTTCAAAACTGGAAATATCCTGTGTAATCCTGCAATTCCAACATCGTAACTAGTGATACAACTACAGTTCATTGATTCACACATCAATCTTGATTCTTCTGCAATTCCGATATCTGATGTTCCTGCAGTAATTATTCCAATTTTTCCTTTAGTTTTCTTTACAGGTTTGTTATAAACCAGAATTGTAGTACAATTTTGTCCTGTACTAATTTTTAGATTATTTTTTTTACAAAAATTACAAATATCTTGATAATTCTTTTTTGGAATTCTTGAAACTACTATTGCATTTGTTTTTTCCAGTACTTTTTTAATTATCTTTTTTACCTCTGAATTTTCCTTTCTTTCAGCAAATATTACCTCTGGAATTCCTTTTCTTGCTTCTCTACCAAGATCAATTTTTGCAAAATTTTCAATCTCTTCAATTGTGTATAGTGATAACTGTTTTTTTGCTTCATCCGTTGATAATTTTCCATTTTTCACTGATTCTAAAATATCTGAAATATTCATGGTAATCTAAAATAACTCAGCTTTAAAAAAATTATTTAAAATTCAACACCTGACAATGCATTTTTGACACTGTCAACCCCTTTGTTGAACCATTCTTTTTCTTCATCGTTTAGTTCTAACTCGAGTATTTTCTCAACTCCCTTCTTTCCAACTACTGCTGGAACTCCAATTGAAACATCCTTTTGTCCATATTCGCCATCTAAGTTAGTTGAAACTGGAATTACCTGTTTTTTGTCCTGAACTACTGATTCTATCATGGCTGAAATTGCGTTTCCTGGTGCATGTACTGTTGCTCCTTTTAGTTTGATAACTTCTGCAGCTACACCTTTTGTTGCTGTGAAAATCTCATCAAGTTTTTCTTTCGGAAGTAACGTAGGTAATGGAATTCCTGATACTGTTGCAAATCTTGTTAACGGTAACATGTTTTCACCATGTTCTCCAATCACTAATGCTTTTGTTGATTCACGGGAATATCCTGTTGCTTCGTGTATGAATTGTTTGAATCTTGATAAGTCTAACATTCCGCCCATTCCAAAAACTCTGCTTCTATCAAATCCTGAAGTTTTGTATGCAATTTGTGCCATTGGGTCTAATGGATTTGTAACCGGAATAATCATTGCATCGTCTGCAAATTTCTTTATGTTACCAACAACATCTTTTACAACTCCTGCGTTAATCTTTAACAAATCCATTCTTGTCATTCCAGGTTTTCTTCCTGCACCTGCAACTACCACGACAATCTTGGAACCTTTCATGTCCTCATAATTGTTTGAACCTTTTACATTAACGTCAATCCCCTGCTCTGATAACATGTGATTTAGATCCATTGCTTCACCTTGCGGTAGTCCTTCTGCGATATCTAATAGTAAAATTTCATCATCCAATCTTCTTAATGCTGAAAATAGTGCTGCATCTCCGCCAACTTTGCCTGCACCAATAATCGTAATCATGAATAAATTCCAAAATATTCAATAATTAAATCTATGTTGAATGTAATTTTGCAAACAGATTTTTATGCATTTTTATCATTTTATCGACATGGTACTTTTCATAGATTGCCAAATTGCTGGAATTTCTGGTGATATGATATTGTCATCATTAGTCGATATTGGAGCCAATAAATCTAAGATAATTGATGGTATCAAAGAATCTGCAAATTTCTTAGAAGGTTCAACAATCAAAAAATTAGATTTTACTAAAGTGCAGAAAAAAGGCAAGTCTGCCACTCAATTAGTTTTAGAACTTGACGAAAATATACATGAACGAAAAGGAACTGAAATTAAAAATTGCATTCAATTATCTTGTGAAAAACTTGAATTATCTGATTCAGCAAAAGAATTTGCAGAAAATTCAATTAACACTCTCATAAATGCAGAATCTAATGTTCACGGAGAAAATGAATCCTCTGTACATTTTCATGAAGCATCAAGTATTGATACTGTTGTTGACATAGTTGGAACCGCAATAGCATTAGATGATCTAAACCTATTTGATGAAGAAATCTCTTGTTCACATGTAGCAATTGGAGGAGGAACTGTATCATTTTCTCATGGAGTAACTTCTAATCCTGCATATGCAATAACTGAAATTTTTAAAAATTCTAACATAGTTGTTACAGGAGGTCCTGTAACTGAGGAGCTTACAACTCCTACTGGAGCAAGTATTTTGGTAAATTTAGCTTCCTCATGTAAAGAATTCTTTGTTGATATGAGTATAGATTCAGTTGGATATGGTGCTGGAACAAAAGACTTTGATGGTTTTGCAAACGTATTAAAAATAATTCAAGGAAAGTCAAATGAAACTCTTGAAAGAGATTCGGTAAAAATACTAGAAACAAATCTTGATGATGTTTCTGGTGAGGTGATTGCAAATACAATAGAGAAATTGATGGAAAATGGTGCAAAAGATGTTACTGTAACACAAGCAATTACGAAAAAAGGAAGACCAACTCAATTAATTTCTGTAATATGTAGTTCACAAAATACTAATTCTTTACTAAATATTCTAATTAGTGAAACAAGAACTTTAGGCGTTAGAATTAGAACTTCAGAACGTTATATTGTTCCAAGAAAAATTCTTGAATCAGATGTAACGCTTGAAAATCAGAAATTTACCATACATTACAAAATCTCTGACTCAGATCATTTCAAACTAGAATTCGAGGATGTAAAATCTATATCAAATGCATTAAATATTTCATTTAATAAAACTGAAGAATTACTAAAGGAACAGATAAAGAAAAAAAATGACTAGTCTTATTGAATTACTAAATTGGTTTGATGATAAAGATAAGGTACTTGTATCATTATCTGGTGGTGTAGATAGTGCACTTGTAGCATACGCTGCAAATAAAAAATTAGGTAAAAATGCAATTGCTGTGACTGCTGATTACAAAACTTTATCATCTGAAGAACTAGATTCTGCAAAGTCAGTTGCTCATGAGATTGGTATCACTCATTCTATCATTGAGTATAGTGAACTAGAAAATGAAAATTTTGTCAAAAATGATAATAAGAGATGTTTTTACTGTCGTGATGAATTATCTACTGAACTGATTAAACTTTCAGATTCTCTTAAAATTAATACAATTGTGGATGGAACTCAAAGTGATGATATGGGAGATTATAGACCTGGAATTGATGCATTACACAGAAATGGAATTCGTAGTCCTTTATTGGAAGTGAAATTCACAAAAGAAAATGTCAGAAAAATTGCAAAAAATGTAGGTCTTTCAATATATGACAAACCATCTAATTCGTGTCTTGCTTCAAGAATTCCTTGGGGACAAAGAGTAACTGCTGAAAAATTAGCAAGAATTGAATTATCTGAAAAAATAATTAAACAAAAAATTGGAGTTCAACAAGTTCGTGTAAGGGACATTAACGGATTAGCAAGAATTGAAGTTGAATTGGATAAACTAACTTTATTGGATGATGTAAAAACTAAAAATGAAATTTTTTCGAAACTAAAAATGATTGGTTTTTCTAAAGTTGAAATTAATCCTAATGGATATGTTTCAGGAAGCCTGAATGTAATTCTTGAAAATTAAACTCTTGGCATAATGCTTAGTCTTGACTTTGCAGATACTGCAATTATTGAAACAATTGCTACTGCTAAGACAATCATGGCTATTGTGCCGAATTCTGGAACAACATGTGTACCTACAATTTCGATATCGGTTGTTGTTGCATCAAATGGAATCATTAGTTTGTTTCCCATTTGGTGTGCATCATCACTTTCTTCACCGTTAACTAGAACGAAGAATGAACCATCGTTAAATGGCGTGATGATATCTTCTGAAAGTGTAATGGTTAATTCACCATCATCTTCAGCCATGTGGATTGAGACTAGTAAAGAATCATCACCTGTTGCAGTAATACTTTCAACCATTCCTCCACTAATGTTGTAGTCGAGTTGTTTGGTTAAGTCAGCTGCTTCATGATGTCCTTCTTCATGACCACTGTGGCTTGGTGCTTGTTTTACAAGTCCACCTTCTAAGGTTACAACAATTACATCGTTGATGCCTGCATCACCGTATGTTGCTTTAATTTTGTATTCGCCGTCATATTTCATCAAAGGACTTGCAGTGTTGACACTCAATGAGAAACTTCCGTCTGAAGAAGGTGTAATTTGTTCGATTGTTACAACTCCTGTGGCTCCTGTTACAATTACTGTTACAGGTGTTCCATCTCTCATGTTTCCAACTTGACCATTAATCTCAATTGTAGAGTTATGATCAAAGTTTACACCATTAGACTCTATTTGAAGAGGTATTGGTGTATCGGCTGCAAAAGCCTGTGATGCGGCTCCCATACTTCCTACTGCCATTACGGCCATCAAAAGTACGATAGATTGAACGTTCATCTTGCAAATTGTTTTTTATGCTGATTATTTATGTATATTCGAACTTTTATCTATGAACTACATTTTTGGAATGAAAATTTGCTTATTCTTTGCTGAAATAATGATAATTGACGTAATTGCTAATATCAAAACCAATCCTGCAACAGTTCCAAATTCTGGAATTACAAATGTACCAATGATCTCAATCTCTTCAGAACCATATGAGAATGGAATTGTTAAAGTCCAAAAATCACCAACTGATGATGCTTTATGATTTGTTTCATCTCCGTCAACTAGAACAAAGAATCCATTTTCATCAGTATCTATGACATCTTTTGGAAGTGTAATTGTTAGTTCTCCATCACAATCTGTTTTGATTGCTATGATCATTGATTTCATTTCAGTATCTGGTGTCATACTTTGAATTTCTGCACAAGTTAATTCATAATCTAAAGAATGATCTTCTATCATGATTGTTTGTGACATCTTTTCATTTTCTTCCATTGCAAATTCAGGTGTAGCTTGTACACCTGCAGACATCATACCTCCGTATTCAAATTGAACTTGTGTTGAGTTCTCACCATAATTTACCATTATTGTATAAGTTCCAGTTTCTTTCCAAAGTCCACCTATTGATGTTGAAATAGTTTTAGAAAAACTTCCATCAGTATCAACCGTAATTTGATCTACATTAACCATATTTCCAACTGGACTTACAACTCGAATCAATGCCTCAACTCCTTCTAATCTAATATCTACAAGTCCAAAAACTTCAATTGGTTCTCCGGCTGCATAGGATTCTTTTTCAGTTGTAACTGTCAAGACTTGGTTTGATTGAGCAATTGATTCTCCTCCAAGAAATGGTAATAATATCAAACTAGCAATTACTAGAATAGAAACCTCTTTTGATTTCACAATTCTAGACTCTTTGGATCATATTTAACCAGTTTGTGTAAAAAAAACCAATTAGAATAGAAAATTTTTGAAATTTCTGAAAAATTTCTAATTAAATATATATTGCGCTCATAGAGAATTTGTTCAGTTTGTATCAATTCTTCTTTTCAGTAACTAGTGTTATGCATGGGGGATTGAATTAGATGGCAACCAAGAAAAACCCAATTTTAGTACCAGATCACGTTTATGTCCCAAAACATGAAATCATGACAAAAAAAGATGCTCAAAAAGTTTTAGACGAATTTAATTGTAAACCAACAGAATTACCATTAATCTTTGTAACCGATCCTGCAATTCTTGGACTTGGAGTAAAACCAGGTGACATGATAAGAATTACAAGAAAAAGTGGAACTGCAGGTGAAAGTACCTATTATCGATACGTGGTGGAAACTTAATGGCAGAAAATTATAATCAACGTTGGCCTGTCATTCAAGACATACTTCGAAGAGAAGGAATTGCACGACAACATCTTACTTCTTTTGATGAATTTTTAGATAATGGATTACAAAGTATTATTCAAGAAGTAGGACAAATTGAAATTGAAAATGCAGAATATCCTTACAAAATCCAACTTGGAAAAATAAAACTTCAACAACCAAGAATGATGGAATTAGACGGTTCTATTACTCATGTAACTCCTGCTGAGGCAAGACTAAGAAACATTTCATATGTTGCACCAATCATGATGGAAGCAAGTGTTGTTGAAGATGGTAAAACTCTAGAAACTCGTTTTGTTCACATTGGTGACATGCCAGTAATGGTAAAGTCACATGCATGTATTCTAAATACATTCACTGATCAAAAATTAATTGATCATCAAGAAGATCCTCGTGACCCTGGTGGATATTTCATCATTAATGGTTCTGAAAGAGTTGTGGTTGGATTAGAAGATCTTTCTTACAATAAAATTATTGTTGATGCAGAAAAAGTTGGAGGAAAAATAGTTCACAAAGCTAAAGTTTATTCTTCAATTATTGGTTACCGTGCAAAATTAGAATTAATTATGAAAGATGATGGAATGATTGTTGCAAAAATTCCTGGTTCTCCTGTAGACATTCCAGTTGTAACTTTAATGCGTGCACTCGGATTGGAATCTGACAAAGACATTGCAGGTGCAGTATCACTTGTTGATGAAATACAAGATCATTTGGAAGGCTCATTTGAAAAAGCAGGTGATGTCCCAACTTCAAAAGACGCAATTGTTTACATCAGTAAAAGAATTGCACCAGGAATGTTAGAAGAATTTCAAATTAAAAGAGCTGAAACACTTCTTGATTGGGGTTTGTTACCTCACTTGGGCAAACATCCAGAAAATAGAAAAGAAAAAGCTCACTTTATGGGTGAAGCAGCATGTAAATTATTAGAACTAAAGCTAGGATGGATTGATCCAGATGACAAAGATCATTATGGAAACAAAGTTATCAAGTTCGCAGGTCAAATGCTTGCTGATTTGTTTAGAACTGCATTCCGTAATTTAGTTAGAGACATGAAGTATCAACTAGAACGCTCTGGTCAAAAACGTGGAATAAATGCAGTTGCTGCAGCCATACGACCTGGAATTGTTTCAGATAAACTAAACAATGCAATTGCCACTGGAAACTGGGGACGAGGACGTGTAGGAGTTACACAATTACTTGACAGAACTAATTATCTCTCAACTATCAGTCATTTGAGACGAGTACAATCTCCTCTAAGTAGAACTCAACCAAACTTTGAAGCAAGAGATCTACATTCCACACACTTTGGTAGAATCTGTCCAAGTGAAACTCCTGAAGGCTCAAACTGTGGTTTGGTAAAGAACTTGGCATTATCTGCAATTATATCTCAAAATGTTCCATCTGAAGAAATTGTCGAGAAATTATTTGATATTGGTGTATCTGATTTAGTATCTACATCTAATGATGTTAAGAAAGATGGTACCAGAGTATTCGTTGATGGAAAATTAATTGGATTCCACAAAGACGGACAAAATCTAGTAGATCAAATGCGTGAGTTTAGAAGAACTTCAAAAATACATCCACATGTTGGAATATCTATACACAAGCCTGAAGAAGAAGGTGCTACTCAAAGATTATACGTAAATTGTAATGCTGGTCGTGTACTAAGACCACTTGTAATAATTAAAGACGGTAAAACTCTACTTTCAAATGACATTCTTGAGAAAATATCCAAGAAACTAATCTCTTGGAATGATCTTGTTCGAATGGGAGTAATTGAATTACTAGATGCAAATGAAGAAGAAAATTGTTATGTAACATTTGATGATAAAAATACAAAAAAATTCACTCATATGGAAATTTTCCCATCTGCAATTCTTGGTGCTGGTGCATCAATCATTCCTTATCCTGAACATAATCAATCTCCAAGAAATACTTACGAATCAGCCATGGCAAAACAAAGTCTTGGATTTTCAACTCCTATGATGAATACTAGTACTTACGTTAGACAACATTTCATGCTATACCCACAAACACCAATTGTTTCTACACGTGCAATGAATTTACTTGGAATGGAAGAAAGACCTGCAGGAGTAAATTGTACTGTTGCAGTATTACCGTTTGATGGTTATAACATTGAAGATGCAATTGTATTGAATCGTTCATCTGTAGACAGAGGTTTATTCCGAACTTTCTTTTACAGAATTTATGATACTGAAGCCAAACAATATC is part of the Candidatus Nitrosopelagicus brevis genome and harbors:
- a CDS encoding DNA-directed RNA polymerase subunit B; amino-acid sequence: MAENYNQRWPVIQDILRREGIARQHLTSFDEFLDNGLQSIIQEVGQIEIENAEYPYKIQLGKIKLQQPRMMELDGSITHVTPAEARLRNISYVAPIMMEASVVEDGKTLETRFVHIGDMPVMVKSHACILNTFTDQKLIDHQEDPRDPGGYFIINGSERVVVGLEDLSYNKIIVDAEKVGGKIVHKAKVYSSIIGYRAKLELIMKDDGMIVAKIPGSPVDIPVVTLMRALGLESDKDIAGAVSLVDEIQDHLEGSFEKAGDVPTSKDAIVYISKRIAPGMLEEFQIKRAETLLDWGLLPHLGKHPENRKEKAHFMGEAACKLLELKLGWIDPDDKDHYGNKVIKFAGQMLADLFRTAFRNLVRDMKYQLERSGQKRGINAVAAAIRPGIVSDKLNNAIATGNWGRGRVGVTQLLDRTNYLSTISHLRRVQSPLSRTQPNFEARDLHSTHFGRICPSETPEGSNCGLVKNLALSAIISQNVPSEEIVEKLFDIGVSDLVSTSNDVKKDGTRVFVDGKLIGFHKDGQNLVDQMREFRRTSKIHPHVGISIHKPEEEGATQRLYVNCNAGRVLRPLVIIKDGKTLLSNDILEKISKKLISWNDLVRMGVIELLDANEEENCYVTFDDKNTKKFTHMEIFPSAILGAGASIIPYPEHNQSPRNTYESAMAKQSLGFSTPMMNTSTYVRQHFMLYPQTPIVSTRAMNLLGMEERPAGVNCTVAVLPFDGYNIEDAIVLNRSSVDRGLFRTFFYRIYDTEAKQYPGGMRDNFEVPNADDNVRGYKGEKAYRMLEDDGIVATESGVDGGDILIGKTSPPRFMEEYKEFETSGPYRRDTSVGVRPSEHGVVDTVVMTQSNEGGKMYKIRVRDMRIPEIGDKFASRHGQKGVLGILAKQEDLPYTEQGIQPDVLINPHAFPSRMTVGMMMESVCGKAAALRGKQFDGSAFVGEKMDIVKEILDKQGFKYSGKEKMYDGRTGKAFEVDTFIGVVYYQKLHHMVSDKIHARARGQVQMLTKQPTEGRARGGGLRFGEMERDCLIAYGASMLLKDRLLDESDKTDILLCEKCGLTGYHDARKRKFVCAQCGENAPISSVSVAYAFKLLLQEILSLNIAPRLKLKERV